A section of the Bacillus sp. HSf4 genome encodes:
- the spoVT gene encoding stage V sporulation protein T, with translation MKATGIVRRIDDLGRVVIPKEIRRTLRIREGDPLEIFVDRDGEVILKKYSPISELGDFAKEYADALYDSLGHSVLICDRDVYIAVSGSSKKDYLNKSISDLVEKAMDQRNSVLDGDAKTIQLIDGIDEEVASYTVGPIVANGDPIGAVVIFSKDQSIGEVEHKAVETAAGFLARQMEQ, from the coding sequence ATGAAAGCAACTGGTATCGTACGTCGGATTGATGATTTAGGCCGGGTCGTAATCCCGAAGGAAATCCGAAGAACCTTGCGCATTCGCGAGGGGGACCCATTGGAAATATTTGTGGATCGGGACGGGGAGGTTATTTTAAAAAAATATTCTCCCATCAGCGAGCTTGGTGATTTCGCCAAGGAATATGCGGACGCGCTTTATGACAGTTTAGGGCATTCCGTGCTGATTTGCGACCGGGATGTGTATATCGCGGTTTCCGGAAGCTCTAAAAAAGACTACTTAAATAAATCGATCAGCGATCTGGTAGAAAAAGCGATGGATCAGCGCAACTCTGTATTGGACGGGGATGCGAAGACCATCCAGCTGATTGACGGCATTGACGAAGAAGTCGCTTCTTATACGGTTGGACCGATTGTTGCAAACGGCGATCCGATCGGAGCCGTCGTAATTTTTTCGAAAGACCAGTCGATTGGTGAAGTCGAACATAAAGCAGTCGAAACGGCGGCCGGTTTTCTGGCTCGTCAAATGGAACAATAG
- a CDS encoding polysaccharide biosynthesis protein → MGFFNSRGRLLWQGAFVLSLAGILSKILSAVYRVPFQNIVGDVGFYIFQQVYPMIGISVLLATSGFPVIISKLLNDYGPEGRGKILRVSMLFVSGVGLVFFLLLFVGAESIAGLMGDAELGPVIRAVSFSYLLLPFVSFFRGYFQGSELMLPTAFSQIGEQLLRVAAILILTWWLVKNGHSLYEAGAGAAFGSLIGGLAAFLILAICWTKRERTGVVVTAKAGVETKTIVKQLCLYTATICAASLMLILIQLVDALNLYSLLTGQGMDELQAKHIKGVYDRGQPLLQLGTVFAASIATALVPSLTKAKKQRESEAAREKVQSSIKISFMIGAGAATGLMCILEPVNVMLFKNSEGTAVLQIFSISIFFASVAMTMTAVLQGLGDTFFPAVSVCSGFLLKAVMNCALIPPFGISGAALATVVSFAAVAGLNLIQLRRKGWIKLSQYRITGILLSAFIMSAVLAVWLYVFEAVITQSSRWLSAAESLSAVLIGGAVYLYCIFKLRVFSEKELELVPFGSKLLTFKRERGGRNGS, encoded by the coding sequence ATGGGCTTTTTCAACAGCCGAGGACGGCTGCTTTGGCAAGGTGCCTTTGTGCTGTCATTGGCGGGGATTTTATCAAAAATATTAAGCGCTGTATATAGAGTGCCTTTTCAAAATATTGTGGGAGATGTCGGTTTTTATATTTTTCAGCAGGTGTATCCGATGATTGGGATCTCTGTGCTGCTAGCGACATCAGGCTTTCCGGTCATCATTTCAAAGCTTTTGAATGACTATGGACCGGAAGGCCGCGGGAAAATCCTCCGGGTGTCCATGCTGTTTGTGTCTGGTGTCGGCCTTGTCTTTTTTCTGCTGCTGTTTGTCGGAGCGGAGTCGATCGCAGGCCTGATGGGGGATGCGGAACTTGGTCCGGTTATTCGCGCCGTTTCGTTTTCTTATTTGCTGCTGCCCTTCGTCTCATTTTTCAGAGGCTATTTTCAAGGGAGCGAGCTGATGCTGCCGACGGCATTTTCGCAAATCGGGGAGCAGCTGCTTCGCGTTGCGGCCATCCTTATCCTGACATGGTGGCTGGTAAAGAACGGACACTCGCTATATGAAGCCGGCGCAGGAGCGGCTTTTGGCTCATTGATCGGCGGCCTTGCGGCGTTTTTGATCCTGGCGATATGTTGGACAAAAAGAGAGAGGACCGGAGTCGTTGTCACGGCTAAGGCTGGTGTTGAGACGAAAACCATTGTGAAACAGCTTTGTCTTTACACGGCAACGATCTGCGCTGCCAGCCTCATGCTGATTCTGATCCAGCTTGTCGACGCGCTGAATTTATATTCGCTTTTAACCGGGCAGGGAATGGATGAACTCCAGGCGAAACATATAAAAGGTGTATATGACAGAGGACAGCCGCTGCTGCAATTGGGAACTGTCTTTGCTGCCAGTATTGCGACGGCTCTCGTCCCGTCCCTTACGAAAGCGAAAAAACAGCGGGAAAGCGAGGCTGCCCGGGAAAAGGTGCAGTCTTCAATTAAAATCAGCTTTATGATCGGTGCCGGTGCGGCGACAGGCCTCATGTGCATTTTGGAGCCGGTTAATGTCATGCTGTTCAAAAACAGTGAAGGGACGGCTGTCCTGCAAATTTTCAGTATTTCGATTTTTTTTGCATCGGTTGCTATGACGATGACCGCTGTTTTGCAAGGCCTCGGGGACACGTTTTTTCCGGCTGTCTCCGTTTGCAGCGGATTTTTGCTGAAAGCTGTTATGAACTGCGCCCTGATCCCTCCTTTCGGTATATCCGGAGCAGCGTTGGCCACGGTGGTCTCATTTGCGGCTGTCGCCGGGCTCAATCTGATCCAGCTGCGAAGAAAGGGCTGGATTAAGCTGTCTCAATACAGAATCACCGGCATTCTGCTTTCAGCCTTTATCATGTCGGCGGTCTTAGCGGTCTGGCTTTATGTGTTTGAAGCGGTGATCACCCAGTCAAGCAGGTGGCTGTCGGCTGCCGAAAGCCTCAGTGCCGTTTTGATCGGCGGTGCGGTCTATTTATACTGTATATTCAAATTACGCGTGTTTTCAGAGAAAGAACTCGAGCTTGTGCCTTTTGGAAGCAAGCTCCTTACATTCAAACGAGAAAGGGGCGGCAGGAATGGCTCGTAA
- the mazG gene encoding nucleoside triphosphate pyrophosphohydrolase: MARKITVVGLGAGDMTQLTLGVYKRLTQAEVLYVRTKDHPLIEELRKEIPTIHFFDEVYEKHDQFDEVYDEIVARLFREAEERDVLYAVPGHPFVAEKTVQLLLERQHMHYTEVEVEGGHSFLDATFNALEIDPIEGFQFVDAVQFSADEVELRHHLIICQVYDQITASEVKLTLMEKLPDDYEVVIVTAAGSSMEEVRKVPLYELDRSLGINNLTSVYVPPVKDDAILYQEFSMFRRVIRELRGPNGCPWDQKQTHQSLKKYLIEECYEVLEAIDEDDPDHLVEELGDVLLQILLHAQIGEDEGFFAIDDVIRGVTEKMIRRHPHVFGDVAVRDEADVMANWEEIKKREKQTGETSLLGDIPKPLPALAKANKLQKKAAKTGFDWSDVEDMWDKVQEEIKEFSLEISEAEPNSKKIKEEFGDLLFALVNIGRYYKIEPEEALTMTNAKFYRRFTYIEQEAKRAGKDLESMTLEEMDELWNEAKELERGN, translated from the coding sequence ATGGCTCGTAAAATAACAGTTGTCGGTCTCGGGGCAGGCGATATGACCCAATTAACCCTCGGCGTCTACAAGCGTCTTACACAGGCTGAGGTTTTATATGTCCGGACGAAGGACCATCCATTAATAGAAGAGCTGAGAAAAGAAATTCCGACCATTCATTTTTTTGATGAGGTCTATGAAAAGCATGATCAATTTGATGAGGTTTACGATGAAATCGTTGCAAGGCTTTTTCGCGAGGCAGAGGAGCGGGATGTGCTTTACGCCGTGCCGGGCCACCCGTTCGTAGCGGAAAAAACGGTGCAGCTGTTGCTTGAAAGACAGCATATGCACTATACAGAAGTAGAGGTGGAGGGAGGCCACAGCTTTCTTGACGCGACATTTAACGCCTTGGAGATCGATCCGATTGAAGGCTTTCAATTTGTAGATGCCGTCCAGTTCTCCGCAGACGAAGTCGAACTTCGCCATCATCTCATTATTTGTCAGGTCTATGATCAGATAACCGCTTCAGAAGTGAAGCTGACATTGATGGAAAAGCTGCCTGACGACTATGAGGTCGTGATCGTAACAGCAGCGGGCAGCAGCATGGAAGAGGTCAGGAAAGTGCCTCTTTATGAGCTGGACAGGAGCCTTGGCATCAATAACTTGACAAGCGTCTACGTCCCGCCTGTTAAAGATGACGCGATACTTTATCAGGAGTTTTCGATGTTCCGCCGTGTTATCAGGGAGCTGCGCGGGCCGAACGGCTGCCCTTGGGATCAGAAACAAACCCATCAATCACTGAAGAAATACTTGATAGAAGAGTGCTATGAAGTGCTGGAAGCCATCGATGAAGACGATCCGGATCATCTTGTTGAAGAGCTTGGCGATGTCCTGCTGCAAATCCTTCTGCATGCGCAGATCGGCGAGGACGAAGGCTTTTTTGCAATTGATGACGTGATACGCGGAGTCACCGAGAAGATGATCAGAAGGCATCCGCATGTCTTTGGAGACGTTGCCGTTCGCGATGAGGCGGACGTCATGGCAAACTGGGAAGAGATCAAGAAGCGGGAAAAACAGACCGGTGAGACATCGCTCCTTGGTGACATTCCGAAGCCGCTGCCTGCTCTGGCAAAGGCGAACAAGCTTCAAAAAAAAGCTGCCAAAACCGGATTTGACTGGTCAGACGTTGAGGATATGTGGGATAAGGTTCAAGAAGAAATAAAAGAGTTTTCGCTTGAAATCTCCGAAGCTGAACCGAACAGTAAAAAAATAAAGGAAGAATTCGGTGATCTTTTATTTGCTCTTGTCAATATCGGCCGTTACTACAAAATTGAACCAGAAGAGGCACTGACGATGACGAATGCCAAATTTTACAGGCGGTTCACGTATATTGAACAAGAAGCGAAGCGCGCCGGGAAAGACCTTGAAAGCATGACGCTTGAGGAAATGGATGAACTTTGGAATGAAGCGAAAGAATTGGAAAGGGGAAACTGA
- a CDS encoding RNA-binding S4 domain-containing protein — MRLDKFLKVSRLIKRRTLAKEVADQGRISINGQQAKASSVVKAGDELEVRFGQKLVTVKVNELKDTTKKEEAANMYTVLKEEKLGGE, encoded by the coding sequence ATGAGACTTGATAAATTTCTAAAAGTATCAAGATTGATTAAAAGAAGAACACTGGCCAAGGAGGTAGCGGATCAGGGAAGGATCTCGATCAACGGACAGCAGGCAAAAGCAAGCTCTGTCGTCAAAGCGGGAGACGAGCTTGAAGTGCGTTTCGGCCAAAAGCTTGTCACGGTCAAAGTTAACGAATTGAAGGACACGACAAAAAAAGAAGAGGCGGCCAATATGTACACCGTGCTGAAAGAAGAGAAACTCGGAGGAGAATAG
- the yabP gene encoding sporulation protein YabP, protein MSLYYDQHNPSGGSSGPEHNVMMKGRKLLDISGVKQVESFDNEEFLLETVMGMLAVRGENLQMKNLDVEKGVVSIKGRVLDLVYLDEQQGEKAKGFFSKLFK, encoded by the coding sequence ATGAGCTTATATTATGATCAGCACAACCCTTCCGGCGGGTCATCTGGTCCTGAACATAATGTGATGATGAAGGGCCGCAAGCTGTTGGACATTTCCGGCGTCAAACAAGTCGAGAGCTTTGACAATGAGGAATTTTTGCTGGAAACCGTCATGGGTATGCTGGCGGTCAGAGGCGAAAATCTGCAGATGAAAAATCTGGATGTGGAAAAAGGCGTTGTCTCCATTAAAGGAAGAGTGCTTGATCTCGTCTATTTGGATGAGCAGCAGGGGGAGAAAGCTAAAGGTTTTTTTAGCAAGTTGTTTAAATGA
- the yabQ gene encoding spore cortex biosynthesis protein YabQ, with translation MTLTTQFYTMLAMAGMGAWLGASLDTYKRFVLRAKTARLLLFIHDLLFWMVQGLLFFYVLLSVNEGEFRIYIFLAVLLGFAAYQSLFKHIYNQMLEWMISFFVFICRTAAKMMRMMIFRPVVWALQAILAIILFTLKNIYVLFRFFALCLYKILKFAGYPFYFLIYQCYKLLPARIQRLLKRFFQSGAGFFKKGKKLFITIKTKLLKK, from the coding sequence ATGACGCTGACCACCCAGTTTTATACGATGCTGGCCATGGCCGGAATGGGGGCATGGCTGGGTGCTTCCCTTGATACCTACAAACGATTTGTGCTTCGCGCAAAAACCGCCAGACTGCTCTTATTTATCCATGATCTATTGTTTTGGATGGTACAAGGTCTCCTTTTTTTCTACGTCTTGCTCAGCGTAAATGAAGGAGAGTTTAGAATCTATATCTTTTTGGCGGTCTTGCTGGGATTTGCCGCTTACCAAAGCCTTTTTAAACATATCTACAATCAAATGCTGGAATGGATGATCTCTTTTTTCGTTTTCATTTGCCGAACCGCGGCAAAAATGATGCGGATGATGATATTCCGCCCTGTCGTGTGGGCACTTCAGGCCATTTTGGCTATCATTTTGTTTACATTGAAAAATATCTATGTTCTTTTTCGATTTTTTGCGTTATGTTTATATAAGATCTTAAAATTTGCAGGCTACCCGTTTTACTTCTTAATATACCAATGCTACAAGCTGCTACCCGCCCGTATTCAGAGGCTGCTGAAACGCTTTTTTCAATCCGGAGCAGGATTTTTCAAAAAGGGAAAGAAACTATTCATAACAATTAAAACGAAATTATTGAAAAAGTGA
- a CDS encoding septum formation initiator family protein: protein MNDSRKRNISQIQNEYKEQMERKQQHLKRKRRGLYRRLTVFGAVVLLTAIVLVSSMWTQSSDISAKEEKKEELLKKLDKLEAKKSDLQDEIVKLKDKDYVAELARKDYYLSKDGEIIFKFDKKSK, encoded by the coding sequence TTGAACGATTCTAGAAAACGCAATATTTCTCAGATTCAAAATGAATATAAAGAGCAGATGGAACGGAAACAGCAGCATCTCAAAAGAAAGAGACGCGGTCTTTACAGACGGTTGACGGTATTTGGGGCCGTCGTGCTGCTTACGGCGATTGTGCTGGTCAGCTCAATGTGGACGCAATCCTCTGACATAAGCGCAAAAGAAGAGAAGAAAGAAGAACTCTTGAAAAAGCTGGATAAGCTGGAAGCAAAAAAATCGGATTTGCAAGATGAGATCGTCAAATTGAAGGACAAGGATTACGTTGCCGAGCTTGCCAGAAAGGATTATTACCTGTCAAAGGACGGGGAAATCATCTTCAAGTTTGACAAGAAGAGCAAGTAG
- a CDS encoding S1 domain-containing RNA-binding protein, translating to MSIEVGSKLQGKVTGITNFGAFVELPGGSTGLVHISEVADNYVKDINDHLKVGDQVQVKVINVEKDGKIGLSIKKAVDRPQSRPRNDFRSKETFEQKMSKFLKDSEDRLSSLKRNTESKRGGRGARRG from the coding sequence ATGTCGATTGAAGTTGGCAGCAAGTTGCAAGGGAAAGTAACAGGTATTACAAATTTCGGAGCGTTTGTTGAATTGCCTGGAGGATCAACAGGTCTCGTTCATATTAGTGAAGTAGCCGATAATTATGTGAAGGATATTAATGATCATCTGAAAGTCGGTGATCAAGTCCAAGTCAAGGTCATCAATGTTGAAAAAGATGGAAAAATCGGCTTGTCCATCAAAAAGGCTGTAGACCGTCCTCAATCAAGACCCAGAAATGATTTCCGCTCTAAAGAAACGTTTGAACAGAAAATGTCTAAGTTCTTAAAAGATAGTGAAGACCGTTTATCATCTCTTAAACGCAACACGGAATCAAAACGTGGAGGGCGCGGAGCAAGAAGAGGTTAA
- the spoIIE gene encoding stage II sporulation protein E produces the protein MEKAERRVNSPIAGPFVQKIHSWYASMAKLMMQHLYSLFFYKGFIYMIIGFLLGRAFILSEVIPFALPFFGAMLLIKKDKAFLACLALLAGALSISPQHALFILAALVTFAICSKMTSFIIKDPVRTLPVVVFLAMALARCGFVYAQHGTVSNYHYIMAFVEAGLSFILTLIFLQSLPIVTSKRAKQSLKIEEIICFMILIASVLTGLTGVSFQGMQAELILARYVVLAFAFIGGASIGCTVGVVTGLILSLSNIGNLYQMSLLAFSGLLGGLLKEGKKVGAAVGLLIGSLLISLYGEGSAELVPTLYESLIAIGLFLLTPQSITKKVAKYIPGTVEHAQEQQQYARKIRDVTAQKVDQFSNVFHALSESFATFYHSVPDEEGKEKEIDLFLSKVTEHSCQSCYKKNKCWVQNFDKTYDLMTRVMQETEEKQYYQNRKLKKEFNQHCSKSKQVEALIEDELTHFRADQTLKQKVHDSRRLVAEQLLGVSQVMADFSREIKREREQHFIQEEQIREALQHFGIEIQQVEIYSLDQGNIDIEMSIPYCNGHGECEKIIAPMLSDILEEQIIVKAEQCAGHPNGYCHVAFGSAKSYRVSTGAAHAAKGGGLVSGDSYNMMELGAGKYAAAISDGMGNGARAHFESNETIKLLEKILQSGIDEKVAIKTINSILSLRTTDEIYSTLDLSIIDLQDASCKFLKIGSTPSFIKRSDQIIKVQASNLPIGIITEFDVDVVSEQLKAGDLLIMMSDGIFEGPRHVENYDLWMKRKLKSLKTEDPQEIADLIMEEVIRTRSGLIEDDMTVLVIKIDHNTPKWASIPAPAFLQKNQEIS, from the coding sequence ATGGAAAAAGCGGAAAGAAGAGTGAACAGCCCAATTGCAGGACCATTTGTACAGAAGATCCATTCATGGTATGCCAGCATGGCGAAGCTGATGATGCAGCATTTGTATTCGCTCTTTTTCTATAAAGGGTTCATTTATATGATCATCGGTTTTTTATTGGGACGAGCCTTCATTTTGTCGGAGGTGATTCCATTTGCCCTTCCATTTTTCGGAGCGATGCTGTTGATTAAAAAAGATAAAGCCTTCTTGGCCTGTCTGGCGCTGCTTGCGGGAGCTTTGAGCATTTCACCGCAGCATGCACTGTTTATCCTTGCCGCACTCGTTACATTTGCCATATGTTCAAAAATGACTTCTTTTATTATAAAAGATCCGGTCAGGACGCTGCCTGTCGTCGTTTTTTTGGCAATGGCGCTGGCGAGATGCGGGTTTGTTTATGCTCAGCACGGAACGGTGTCAAACTATCACTACATTATGGCTTTTGTCGAAGCAGGGCTGTCCTTTATTTTGACCTTGATTTTTTTGCAAAGCCTGCCGATCGTGACATCAAAGCGGGCCAAACAATCTTTGAAAATTGAGGAAATCATCTGCTTTATGATATTAATTGCATCCGTTCTCACCGGATTAACGGGTGTTTCATTCCAAGGCATGCAGGCTGAACTGATATTGGCCCGGTATGTCGTGCTGGCCTTCGCGTTTATCGGCGGCGCCAGCATCGGCTGTACGGTCGGGGTTGTGACTGGATTGATTCTCAGCCTCTCCAATATCGGCAATCTATATCAGATGAGCCTGCTGGCTTTTTCAGGCCTTCTCGGCGGTCTGTTAAAAGAAGGAAAAAAAGTAGGCGCCGCGGTCGGCCTGCTGATCGGATCATTGCTGATTTCTCTTTATGGAGAAGGTTCGGCTGAACTTGTGCCGACATTGTATGAATCCTTAATAGCGATCGGTTTGTTTCTGTTAACACCGCAGTCCATCACGAAAAAAGTGGCCAAATATATCCCCGGAACGGTCGAACATGCCCAGGAGCAGCAGCAATATGCAAGAAAAATCCGGGATGTCACCGCCCAAAAAGTTGATCAATTTTCAAATGTGTTTCATGCTTTGTCAGAAAGCTTTGCCACATTTTATCATTCCGTTCCTGACGAAGAAGGGAAGGAAAAAGAAATCGATCTGTTTTTAAGCAAGGTGACTGAACACTCCTGTCAATCTTGTTATAAGAAAAACAAGTGCTGGGTACAGAACTTTGATAAAACATATGATTTGATGACGCGGGTTATGCAGGAAACAGAAGAAAAGCAATACTATCAAAACCGCAAGCTGAAAAAAGAATTCAATCAGCACTGTTCTAAATCGAAACAGGTTGAAGCGCTGATCGAGGACGAGCTTACACACTTCAGAGCAGATCAGACGTTAAAGCAAAAGGTCCATGACAGCAGACGTCTCGTAGCGGAGCAGCTCCTCGGCGTATCCCAGGTCATGGCCGACTTTTCTCGGGAAATAAAAAGGGAGAGGGAGCAGCACTTTATCCAGGAAGAGCAAATTCGCGAAGCGCTGCAGCATTTCGGCATCGAAATTCAGCAGGTTGAAATCTACAGTCTTGATCAAGGAAATATCGATATCGAAATGAGCATCCCATATTGCAACGGGCATGGGGAGTGTGAAAAAATCATTGCCCCGATGTTGTCTGATATTTTGGAGGAGCAGATCATCGTTAAGGCTGAGCAATGTGCCGGACACCCGAACGGCTACTGCCACGTCGCTTTCGGATCGGCGAAATCCTACCGTGTGTCGACGGGGGCGGCCCATGCAGCCAAAGGCGGCGGCCTCGTCTCCGGCGACAGCTATAATATGATGGAGCTTGGCGCAGGCAAATACGCCGCCGCCATCAGCGACGGCATGGGCAACGGAGCCAGGGCTCATTTTGAAAGCAATGAAACGATCAAACTGCTTGAAAAAATTCTCCAGTCAGGCATTGATGAAAAGGTTGCGATCAAAACGATCAACAGCATCCTTTCATTAAGAACAACAGATGAGATTTACTCAACGCTTGATCTGTCCATCATTGATTTACAGGATGCGAGCTGCAAATTTTTAAAAATCGGTTCGACCCCAAGCTTTATTAAGAGGTCAGATCAAATCATCAAAGTCCAGGCCAGCAATTTGCCGATCGGCATCATCACCGAATTTGACGTCGATGTTGTCAGCGAGCAATTAAAAGCGGGAGATCTCCTGATTATGATGAGCGACGGAATTTTTGAAGGGCCGAGACATGTGGAAAATTACGACCTTTGGATGAAACGGAAGCTGAAATCACTGAAAACAGAGGATCCTCAGGAAATCGCCGACTTGATCATGGAAGAGGTTATTCGGACAAGATCAGGCCTGATTGAGGATGATATGACAGTGCTTGTCATCAAGATCGACCATAATACACCAAAATGGGCTTCCATTCCGGCGCCGGCTTTTTTGCAAAAGAACCAAGAGATTTCATAG
- a CDS encoding VWA domain-containing protein: protein MKKGHLNQILLITDGCSNRGEDPQAMAAFAKEQGITVNVIGIMEENAMDQEAMNEVEGIALAGGGVHQVVYASQLSQTVQMVTKKAMTQTLQGVVNNELKQILGKSTEIDELPPDKRGEVMEVVDELGETVHLHVLVLVDTSASMNPKLPTVKEALIDLSISLNSRIGDNEFAMFIFPGKKQEVELVLDWTPKFESLSSIFSKLAAGGITPTGPAIREAIQHFNKISSRRGMLEDDERRFDEYSG, encoded by the coding sequence ATGAAAAAGGGGCACTTGAATCAAATCCTGCTCATTACAGACGGATGTTCAAACCGCGGTGAAGACCCGCAGGCGATGGCGGCCTTTGCAAAAGAGCAGGGGATCACCGTAAATGTTATTGGGATTATGGAAGAAAATGCGATGGATCAAGAAGCGATGAATGAAGTTGAAGGAATCGCTCTTGCAGGAGGCGGTGTTCATCAGGTGGTCTATGCTTCCCAGCTGTCGCAAACGGTTCAGATGGTGACGAAAAAAGCAATGACACAAACGCTTCAAGGTGTGGTCAACAATGAGCTGAAACAGATTCTCGGAAAGTCTACAGAAATCGATGAACTGCCCCCTGATAAGCGCGGGGAAGTCATGGAAGTCGTTGATGAGCTCGGGGAAACCGTTCATCTACACGTTTTGGTTCTTGTCGACACAAGCGCAAGCATGAATCCAAAGCTCCCGACAGTCAAAGAAGCATTGATCGATCTGTCGATCAGCCTAAACTCAAGAATCGGTGACAACGAATTTGCGATGTTTATATTTCCCGGGAAAAAACAAGAGGTTGAGCTTGTGCTGGATTGGACGCCAAAGTTTGAATCTCTATCCTCAATATTTTCCAAACTGGCGGCGGGAGGCATTACCCCGACAGGCCCGGCAATCAGAGAGGCGATTCAGCATTTTAATAAAATCAGCTCGAGAAGGGGCATGTTAGAAGATGATGAAAGACGCTTCGACGAGTATAGCGGGTAG
- a CDS encoding serine/threonine-protein kinase, with amino-acid sequence MMKDASTSIAGSLKPGLKVVGKWNNHSYKIIRQLGKGANGVVYLADSTKGRVALKVSDDSLSITSEVNVLKSFSKAQAKAMGPSFFDVDDMLLSNTGKKLSFYVMEYIEGPLLLRYVSEKGEEWIPVLISQLLSSLAIIHREGWVFGDLKPENLIVTGPPARIRCIDVGGTTKEGRAIKEYTEFFDRGYWECGTRKAEPSYDLFSVAMIMVNCVTKKEFKKSAKPTDQLLTVIDSQPFLSKYKAVLVSALKGKYKTADEMKTDLLEVSRPVKGQSSRHQPRTARRSQVPASARGPGQRAHAAPQQRSRSGRRVRKARQKSGGIFETLLIVVSVLALYFAYIVLFFM; translated from the coding sequence ATGATGAAAGACGCTTCGACGAGTATAGCGGGTAGTTTAAAGCCGGGTTTAAAGGTTGTTGGAAAGTGGAACAATCATTCCTATAAGATCATCAGACAGCTGGGAAAAGGGGCTAATGGCGTTGTGTACCTAGCTGATTCAACTAAAGGACGTGTGGCGCTTAAAGTGAGCGATGACAGTCTGTCCATTACGTCGGAAGTGAATGTTCTGAAATCTTTTTCAAAGGCCCAGGCTAAAGCGATGGGGCCTTCTTTTTTTGATGTGGATGACATGCTGTTGTCCAATACCGGCAAAAAACTCTCATTTTATGTCATGGAATATATCGAGGGGCCCCTTCTTTTACGTTATGTCAGCGAAAAGGGGGAGGAATGGATTCCGGTATTGATCAGTCAGCTTCTATCAAGCTTAGCGATCATCCATCGCGAAGGATGGGTTTTTGGAGATTTAAAACCGGAAAATTTGATCGTGACGGGGCCTCCGGCAAGAATTCGCTGTATTGATGTCGGGGGAACGACAAAAGAAGGCCGGGCGATCAAGGAGTACACGGAGTTTTTTGACAGGGGATATTGGGAATGTGGAACCCGCAAGGCTGAACCATCATATGATTTGTTTTCCGTGGCCATGATTATGGTGAACTGTGTGACTAAAAAAGAATTCAAGAAGTCGGCCAAGCCGACGGATCAGCTTTTGACAGTCATTGACAGTCAGCCGTTTTTATCAAAATATAAAGCGGTTTTGGTTTCAGCTTTAAAAGGAAAGTATAAAACAGCGGATGAAATGAAGACCGACCTGCTCGAGGTGAGCCGTCCGGTTAAGGGACAAAGCAGCAGGCATCAGCCGAGAACCGCCCGCCGTTCGCAGGTGCCGGCCTCAGCGCGAGGCCCGGGTCAACGGGCGCATGCGGCGCCTCAGCAGCGTTCGCGAAGCGGCCGCAGGGTGAGGAAAGCCCGGCAGAAATCCGGCGGTATCTTTGAAACGCTGTTGATCGTCGTCAGTGTCCTTGCCCTTTATTTTGCCTATATCGTTCTGTTCTTTATGTGA